From Primulina huaijiensis isolate GDHJ02 chromosome 15, ASM1229523v2, whole genome shotgun sequence, one genomic window encodes:
- the LOC140958372 gene encoding uncharacterized protein: MECNKDEAIRAKDIAEKKLENNDFEGAQKMAKRAQSIYPELENIMQLITICDVHCSSEKRLLGSDKDWYAILKVDCLADQLTIKKQYRRLALFLHPDKNRFPGAESAFKLICEANAVLSDPVKKSLYDNKIKVSSRSAPANAPTMNINKKKSQFPSKPKSQNSVRGNLNRHQAAQSSSSTRLDAFWTACPFCRIKYQYQIQFVNRLLRCQKCLVHFMAYEESAEGGSSESKQGQHGARPMTSKPSFSQPVAFTVKENQANFKMDTQNENRNPSSFINTHDNANMKPVQQEQGIKKRSCSGGAKTESVARSSRDSKAKARGFCTVNLSNGHMEGKTSNADAGARELDLKNRGRKRAAESGESLDELRGSDARNMAAGVGCDNTATEMDSGPVRVLSPPRSSSKRQHVIYNGSDGDLRGKADGLPRTGADTAEIKSDSGKDSYYTVNSDGGVYEVPDPEFGDFDKDRDEGLFAVDQIWACYDTVDGMPRFYAKVKKILKSPFGLRFTWFEADPKDESDKKWVDEGLPAGCGRYELGRTEETRSLLSLSHKMCCKRGQKRGSFVIYPREGETWLIFKDWSITWNSVPDNHEFKYEIVEVLSDFIPGSGIEVCHLDKIRGFVSLFQRTSQSKSFFVGPKELYRFSHRVPCFKMTGHETAGVPEGSFELDPASLPLKPENLYYPGKATMEREDLEHGVDGSSAESAKRRSEPMISEGKSTAKDYVEDTNGESLKLRRSPRKMKFSGMKGN, translated from the coding sequence ATGGAATGCAACAAAGATGAGGCCATTCGGGCCAAGGATATTGCTGAGAAGAAATTGGAGAATAATGACTTTGAAGGGGCTCAAAAGATGGCAAAGAGAGCACAAAGTATTTACCCTGAACTCGAGAATATTATGCAGCTCATAACCATATGTGATGTTCACTGTTCATCTGAAAAAAGGTTATTGGGATCTGACAAAGACTGGTATGCGATTCTCAAAGTTGATTGTTTGGCCGATCAGTTGACCATCAAAAAACAATACCGACGACTTGCCCTCTTTCTCCACCCTGACAAGAACAGATTTCCAGGTGCGGAGTCTGCTTTCAAGTTGATTTGTGAAGCCAATGCTGTACTTTCAGATCCTGTAAAGAAGTCTTTGTACGACAATAAGATTAAAGTTTCCTCTAGATCTGCTCCAGCAAATGCACCTACtatgaacataaataaaaaaaaatctcaatttCCCAGCAAACCTAAATCTCAGAACAGTGTTCGTGGCAATTTGAATCGGCATCAAGCAGCACAGTCCAGTTCCTCTACAAGACTGGATGCATTCTGGACGGCATGTCCATTCTGCAGAATAAAATACCAATATCAGATACAGTTTGTGAACAGGCTTTTGCGCTGCCAGAAATGCTTAGTGCATTTCATGGCTTATGAAGAGAGTGCTGAGGGTGGTTCATCAGAATCCAAACAGGGCCAGCACGGTGCTCGACCCATGACTTCAAAACCCAGCTTCAGTCAACCAGTTGCTTTTACAGTAAAAGAGAATCAGGCCAACTTTAAGATGGACACTCAAAATGAAAATAGAAATCCATCGTCATTTATCAATACACATGATAATGCCAACATGAAACCAGTTCAACAAGAACAAGGGATCAAGAAACGAAGTTGTTCTGGGGGTGCCAAGACAGAAAGTGTTGCCAGAAGCAGTAGGGATTCAAAAGCTAAAGCAAGAGGTTTCTGTACAGTGAATTTGTCAAATGGTCATATGGAAGGCAAAACATCCAATGCGGATGCAGGTGCTAGAGAATTAGATCTGAAAAATAGGGGCAGGAAGAGGGCTGCGGAATCTGGTGAAAGTTTAGATGAGTTGAGAGGATCTGATGCAAGAAATATGGCTGCTGGGGTAGGTTGCGATAATACTGCAACTGAGATGGATTCTGGACCTGTTCGAGTCCTTTCCCCTCCGAGATCAAGTAGTAAAAGGCAGCATGTCATATACAATGGAAGTGATGGTGATTTAAGAGGAAAAGCTGAtggtttgccaagaactggtgctgATACAGCTGAAATCAAAAGTGATTCTGGCAAAGATTCGTATTATACCGTTAATTCAGATGGAGGCGTGTATGAAGTTCCTGATCCGGAATTTGGTGATTTTGATAAAGATAGAGATGAAGGTCTTTTTGCTGTTGATCAAATATGGGCTTGTTATGATACAGTAGATGGCATGCCAAGGTTCTACGCTAAGGTGAAGAAGATACTAAAGTCTCCATTTGGATTGAGGTTTACATGGTTTGAAGCTGATCCCAAAGATGAATCTGACAAGAAATGGGTAGATGAGGGGTTACCTGCTGGTTGTGGCCGTTATGAGCTTGGAAGAACCGAAGAAACTAGGAGCCTTCTTTCATTATCACATAAAATGTGTTGTAAAAGAGGGCAGAAGAGAGGTTCTTTTGTGATATACCCAAGAGAGGGGGAAACTTGGCTTATTTTCAAGGACTGGAGTATAACCTGGAATTCAGTGCCGGATAATCACGAGTTCAAATACGAAATTGTGGAGGTGCTCTCAGATTTTATTCCAGGTTCCGGCATAGAAGTTTGTCACTTGGATAAAATTAGAGGGTTTGTGAGCCTTTTCCAGAGAACTAGTCAAAGCAAGTCATTTTTTGTAGGGCCGAAGGAACTTTACAGGTTCTCTCATCGTGTTCCCTGTTTCAAAATGACTGGCCATGAAACAGCGGGAGTGCCAGAAGGCTCTTTTGAACTTGATCCTGCTTCCCTACCACTGAAACCTGAGAACTTATATTACCCTGGCAAAGCAACGATGGAACGAGAAGACTTAGAACACGGAGTTGATGGTTCTTCTGCTGAATCAGCTAAACGAAGGAGTGAACCTATGATATCCGAGGGTAAGAGTACTGCAAAAGATTATGTTGAGGATACAAACGGCGAGTCTCTAAAACTCCGGAGATCTCctagaaaaatgaaatttagtgGGATGAAAGGAAATTGA
- the LOC140958377 gene encoding IQ domain-containing protein IQM1-like — protein MTLRTDSFGKADSIAFTMAKGRNKMSRNNSIKLKNCEPANLVLETSLSFKDLVQDIRKLGSDCVTLESSTQKIQSPSSLPEPAIMFSPHSGSELDAAAVKLQKVYKSYRTRRNLADCAVVVEELWWKALDFAALKRSSVSFFNVEKPETAISRWARAGTRAAKVGKGLSKDEKAQKLALQHWLEAIDPRHRYGHNLHLYYDVWFQSESAQPFFYWLDIGDGKELNLEKCSRTNLQRQCIKYLGPKERESYEVVIENGKLLYKENGALIDTIEGSKWIFVLSTTRTLYVGQKKKGLFQHSSFLAGGAITAAGRMVAHSGILEAIWPYSGHYLPTEENFQEFLSFLEEHNVDLINVKRCATDDDRPPLVKNSYEDSIPRQVSADDITMMKESPKKEQEIPSDYNLAKRMSCKWSTGAGPRIGCVREYPAELQFRALEKVNLSPRVTYGPPINDYGPIPSPRPSPKVRLSPRVAYMGLPSPRTPSY, from the exons ATGACGTTACGAACAGACAGCTTTGGCAAAGCAGATTCCATAGCTTTCACCATGGCAAAAGGGCGCAACAAGATGAGCAGAAATAATTCTATCAAGTTGAAGAATTGTGAACCTGCAAACCTAGTACTCGAAACCTCACTTTCATTCAAGGATCTAGTTCAAGATATCAGAAAACTGGGATCTGATTGTGTTACTTTGGAAAGTAGCACACAAAAGATACAAAGTCCGTCTTCTCTCCCTGAACCGGCCATAATGTTTTCTCCACACTCCGGTAGCGAGCTTGATGCAGCTGCGGTGAAGCTGCAAAAGGTCTACAAGAGCTATCGGACTCGAAGAAACCTTGCGGATTGTGCAGTTGTGGTAGAGGAGTTGTG GTGGAAGGCCTTGGACTTTGCGGCTCTCAAACGGAGCTCTGTTTCATTCTTCAATGTTGAGAAGCCAGAAACGGCTATTTCACGTTGGGCTAGAGCGGGTACCAGAGCAGCCAAG GTCGGAAAGGGATTGTCCAAGGATGAGAAGGCTCAGAAACTCGCCCTACAGCATTGGCTTGAAGCA ATTGATCCACGCCATCGATACGGGCACAATCTACATCTCTATTATGATGTCTGGTTCCAAAGTGAGAGTGCACAACCTTTCTTCTACTG GTTGGACATTGGAGATGGAAAAGAATTAAATCTAGAGAAGTGCTCAAGGACCAATTTGCAACGTCAATGCATCAAATATCTCGGACCA AAAGAGAGAGAATCATACGAGGTTGTGATTGAAAACGGGAAACTTTTGTATAAAGAAAATGGGGCCTTGATCGACACCATTGAGGGCTCAAAATGGATATTTGTTCTGAGCACTACAAGAACTTTGTACGTAGGGCAGAAGAAAAAAGGGTTGTTCCAGCACTCGAGTTTCCTTGCTGGTGGAGCCATTACCGCAGCCGGAAGAATGGTTGCTCATTCTGGTATTCTGGAG GCTATTTGGCCGTACAGTGGCCACTATCTCCCCACGGAAGAGAATTTTCAAGAATTCCTAAGCTTCCTCGAGGAACACAATGTCGACCTTATAAACGTAAAG AGATGTGCAACGGATGATGACCGCCCTCCTCTTGTGAAGAATTCATACGAAGACTCGATTCCAAGACAAGTTTCTGCTGACGATATCACTATGATGAAGGAGAGTCCAAAGAAAGAACAAGAAATCCCATCGGACTACAACTTGGCCAAGCGTATGTCCTGCAAATGGAGCACGGGAGCTGGACCCCGTATCGGATGTGTTCGAGAGTACCCTGCAGAGTTACAATTCCGTGCCCTTGAAAAAGTTAACCTTTCGCCCCGAGTGACATATGGACCTCCTATCAACGACTATGGTCCAATTCCTTCTCCCCGGCCCAGTCCTAAGGTTCGACTGTCTCCGAGGGTGGCGTACATGGGACTTCCAAGTCCAAGAACCCCTTCTTATTGA
- the LOC140958375 gene encoding uncharacterized protein translates to MAYTVAPHTSITESHNWQGLKSSSCQADFNYGTCHHSHMSARIPISCPVKCNDKTLSHMRQNEIYGSGATASLLTFRGKQTSVCLEGVSKGNQKEGSLNGYKMGIETKFNGKNHSSQHFYSSKCYSDGPFVKNDEITNNEILQSFCYRGKFLDATRLLDVMTRRNQIPDFPSCIKLIRGLINVEQMDKAAKVLQLMVMSGGVPDIITHNLLIGGLCRKGQLIAAIDVLEDMSLSGCPPDVITFNTIIRSMFDHGKIGQAIQFWKDQLSKGCLPYVITCTILIELVCKYSGVARALETVEDLIVEGCYPDLVTYNSMINFSCKQGKYEDAMLVVQNMLSHGMVPNSVTYNTILHSLCTYGCWDEVDEILRFMNDPSNRPTVVTYNTLINGLCKHGLLTCAIDFFDQMVLHDLSPDIVTYNTLLRALCKERMMDEVIEILYCLGNTTCPPTLITYNIVIDGLAREGFMEKAMEVYSNMVRCKLDPDDVTYRCLLWGFCRSDLVEEAVRLLRMMDDNKHIVRDNCYRFIIHRLCQKKKVDTAIEVIEMFTSSRRKNDPDVYSYIILGVRSAGMADEATELRQKLIEQKLLEEQPLLDQTDG, encoded by the coding sequence ATGGCTTACACAGTTGCACCACATACATCAATAACTGAGTCTCATAATTGGCAAGGACTGAAATCATCCTCTTGTCAAGCAGATTTCAATTATGGAACTTGCCATCATTCACATATGAGTGCTCGGATTCCAATTAGTTGTCCAGTTAAGTGTAATGACAAAACTCTATCTCATATGAGGCAGAATGAAATCTATGGCTCTGGAGCAACTGCTTCTCTATTGACATTTAGAGGGAAGCAAACTAGTGTCTGTCTGGAAGGAGTGAGCAAAGGAAACCAAAAAGAGGGGAGCTTGAATGGATATAAGATGGGCATCGAGACAAAATTCAATGGGAAAAACCATTCTAGTCAACATTTTTATTCTTCAAAGTGTTATTCGGATGGACCTTTtgttaaaaatgatgaaatcacTAACAATGAGATTCTTCAGAGTTTCTGCTATCGTGGGAAATTTCTTGATGCAACAAGGCTATTAGATGTGATGACACGTAGAAACCAAATTCCAGATTTTCCTTCCTGCATAAAGTTGATTAGGGGCCTAATCAATGTTGAGCAGATGGACAAAGCTGCTAAGGTTCTTCAACTCATGGTTATGTCAGGTGGGGTTCCTGATATTATCACACACAACTTGCTTATTGGTGGTTTGTGTAGAAAGGGGCAGCTTATTGCTGCTATTGATGTCTTGGAGGACATGAGCTTGAGTGGTTGCCCTCCTGATGTTATTACTTTTAACACAATAATAAGAAGCATGTTTGATCATGGTAAGATTGGTCAGGCCATCCAATTCTGGAAGGACCAGCTCAGTAAGGGCTGCCTTCCTTATGTAATAACCTGCACAATCCTCATTGAGTTGGTGTGCAAATATAGTGGTGTTGCACGTGCTTTGGAAACTGTGGAAGATCTGATAGTTGAGGGATGTTATCCTGATCTGGTGACATATAATTCAATGATCAATTTTTCCTGTAAACAAGGGAAATATGAAGATGCCATGTTGGTTGTCCAGAATATGTTGTCACATGGAATGGTACCCAATTCGGTAACTTACAACACTATTCTCCATTCACTTTGTACCTATGGATGTTGGGATGAAGTGGATGAGATCCTACGATTTATGAATGATCCATCAAACCGTCCTACAGTTGTGACTTATAATACTTTAATAAATGGTTTGTGCAAGCATGGCCTTCTAACTTGTGCCATTGACTTTTTTGATCAGATGGTTTTACATGATTTATCTCCCGATATAGTCACCTATAATACACTTTTACGTGCTCTTTGCAAGGAGAGAATGATGGATGAAGTTATTGAAATTCTTTACTGCTTGGGAAATACTACATGTCCACCAACTTTAATTACTTACAATATCGTAATTGATGGATTGGCGAGGGAAGGGTTCATGGAGAAAGCAATGGAAGTTTACAGTAACATGGTACGATGTAAGCTTGATCCCGACGATGTTACCTATCGATGCCTACTTTGGGGGTTCTGTCGATCAGATTTGGTTGAAGAAGCTGTACGATTGCTTAGGATGATGGATGATAACAAGCACATAGTAAGAGACAACTGCTACAGATTCATAATTCATAGATTGTGTCAGAAGAAGAAAGTGGATACGGCCATTGAAGTTAtagaaatgtttacttcaagtAGAAGGAAGAATGATCCTGATGTCTATTCCTATATAATTCTAGGAGTACGTTCAGCCGGCATGGCTGATGAAGCTACAGAATTGCGGCAGAAGCTGATAGAGCAGAAGCTTTTGGAAGAACAACCCTTGTTGGATCAAACAGATGGATGA
- the LOC140958378 gene encoding LOW QUALITY PROTEIN: casein kinase 1-like protein 1 (The sequence of the model RefSeq protein was modified relative to this genomic sequence to represent the inferred CDS: inserted 1 base in 1 codon) has translation MEPRVGNKYRLGRKIGSGSFGEIYLGTNFQTNEEVAIKLENVKTKHPQLLYESKLYRILQGGTGIPNVKWFGVEGDYNVLVMDLLGPSLEDLFNFCSRKLSLKTVLMLADQMINRVEFVHSKSFLHRDIKPDNFLMGLGRRANQVYVIDFGLAKKYRDSSTHQHIPYRENKNLTGXARYASMNTHLGIEQSRRDDLESLGYVLMYFLRGTLPWQGLKAGTKKQKYEKISEKKVSTSIESLCRGYPTEFASYFHYCRALRFEDKPDYAYLKRIFRDLFIREGFQFDYVFDWTILKYQQSQMAAPPSRALGPSAGTSFGLPPAIPNVERHLGEEEGKQGATTSSADPARRRSSGQIINAGSLSRQKSPVANDSTSKDAMLSSSTFFGRSSGSLRRGAISGSRDTFAMGNESDPPRSRTPEASTATVNKISIGQRSSPLVMPSEPKYASYGRNNYDSAIKGMESLRFEDEGRDGDDRNHH, from the exons ATGGAGCCGCGAGTGGGGAATAAGTATCGACTCGGTCGGAAAATAGGCAGCGGATCTTTTGGGGAGATATACCTAG GGACGAATTTTCAGACTAATGAGGAGGTGGCAATTAAGCTC GAAAATGTGAAGACAAAACATCCTCAATTGCTCTATGAGTCAAAGTTGTACAGAATTCTACAGGGCGGAA CTGGGATACCAAATGTAAAATGGTTTGGTGTGGAAGGTGATTACAATGTTTTAGTTATGGACTTGCTTGGACCCAGCCTTGAGGATCTATTCAATTTTTGTAGTAGGAAACTTTCTCTGAAGACTGTTCTCATGCTTGCAGATCAAATG ATCAATCGCGTTGAGTTTGTCCATTCTAAGTCATTCCTACATCGGGATATCAAACCAGATAATTTCCTCATGGGGTTGGGACGGCGTGCAAATCAG GTATACGTCATTGATTTTGGTCTGGCTAAGAAATACAGAGACAGTTCAACCCACCAACATATTCCTTACAG GGAGAACAAAAACTTAACTG CTGCACGATATGCCAGCATGAATACTCACCTGGGCATTG AGCAAAGTAGGAGAGATGATTTGGAATCACTTGGATATGTGCTGATGTACTTTTTGAGAGGAAC TCTTCCTTGGCAGGGATTAAAAGCTGGCACTAAGAAacagaaatatgaaaaaattagcgAGAAAAAGGTTTCAACTTCTATTGAG TCGCTTTGCCGGGGTTATCCAACCGAGTTTGCATCTTATTTTCATTATTGTCGTGCACTGCGTTTTGAGGACAAACCTGATTATGCCTATCTGAAGAGAATATTCCGTGATCTTTTCATTCGTGAAG GTTTTCAATTTGATTATGTTTTTGATTGGACTATCTTGAAGTATCAGCAATCACAGATGGCTGCTCCTCCATCCCGAGCTCTT GGGCCAAGTGCTGGAACGAGCTTTGGGCTCCCCCCTGCAATTCCTAATGTTGAACGTCACCTAG GTGAGGAGGAGGGGAAACAAGGTGCCACCACTTCTTCAGCAGATCCTGCTAGAAGGAGAAGTTCTGGACAGATTATTAATGCTGGAAGCTTGTCCAGACAGAAGAGCCCAGTGGCAAATGATTCAACAAGCAAGGATGCTATG TTGTCAAGCTCCACTTTCTTCGGAAGGTCCAGTGGATCACTGAGACGGGGAGCTATATCCGGAAGCCGAGACACTTTCGCTAtgggaaatgaatctgatcctCCCCGTTCTCGTACCCCTGAGGCTAGTACAGCCACTGTAAACAAAATATCAATTGGCCAGAGAAGTTCACCCCTTGTTATGCCGTCTGAACCAAAATATGCTTCGTATGGGAGGAATAATTATGACTCTGCAATAAAGGGTATGGAGAGCCTGCGTTTTGAGGATGAAGGAAGGGATGGTGATGATAGAAATCATCATTGA